CCTCAAAAGGAGACTGCAGCTGGACCAGCAGATGGCAGCAGCTTCCCACGCCTGCTCCTGCTTTTGCTCCTGTTAGAACTGGAGGTGGCTGTTGTTAAGGTGTCATTTAGAAGACCTTAAAATGTGCTGAATCAATATTTTCAGGAtcaaaaaaatctgcttcatCAAAGACTGCACGGCAGAACCACAAACACATGACTTTCATGTTCTTTATTGACGAGGTAGACCAGGGCCTGTACTGTGTAGACTCTGGCACTTACCCTGTAGTCCTATGGCAGCTTGCATTTGGTTTATAGTTAATTCTTGacaaaaaattaccttttataACAGGCATAAAACGACAAGGACTCATCAGCAAAGAAAGCAACAGCCTTTTGGTGATCATTTAATCACATTATTTGGGAAGCATAAGAAATGCTTTGAGCTCCAACTGACTGGGGTTTTTCCCCCATGTTCAGTAGCAGGAGATAAATTGATAGGACTTGAGAGTACTCTGTCCAGTGCAAAATGTGGTtgtctccttccagctgggaaggaaaCAGTTGAGACATGCTTCAAGCCTCATTTCTTTAGCAGAGCAGTCTAATGGTGGTTCATGTTCTTCTGCTTGAGAAATTCCAGATCCTTTGGAGCTGGATATCCAGAAACCTCAGAGAGTGCAATACCTTACATGAGAATGCTTATTCCCCTTCTGGTATTTTGTCTCCAGCAGTGGTGGAAAATACTCCAGAGTGTGAAAACTGGGGTTTAAATAGGCTTATGCTTGCctacaaaattatattttcaataTTGGTTGGCTGgaacaaatatttacaaataaaaaagaatagaaTTACCTCTTTTGAGTTACTTTCTCATGCAATATTGTTCCGTTAATTAGGAAATGTGCTCATTTGGGACATCTTCCAAGGAATCATTTTGAGCCCAAACATAGTTACAATTAATGCTGTTTATAGAACTCTGGGTTTATACTCCTTTGgtcttttcattttcatctgagACTCTCTAAGCATTTAATTACTGTAAAATAACCTTCAGTGCTGCTTTCTGAAGTAGACATTATTATCCTTGGTTCACTCTGCCACACAGTGCTAACAGAAGAAGCAGGCTTATTCTGAGATTTAGTCACTGGGTTGAAAGTGTGACCCCTATGTTCCACCACCAGTTTCACTACAGACTGCACAGTATCTTAGGGATATGTTTCCTTAGATGTAAAATGGAGGAAATGGAGCTCCCATGCTTCAGTCAGAGCATCCAGACCTGAGGCAGTGTCTTTCTGTCTACATGTGCAGTACCTAATGCATCAGGATATGACTTCAGCCAGGGCTTTAAAGTGTAATGTGATGCCtgtaaatgtataaaaagtgaCTTGCAGTGCAAGTTCAGGGTACAAAGGCAAGTAACTGAAAGTTTATTAAATTCCAGAAGGAGGTTTGCCCATGTAACTCGTACAAACTGCAGTGCCTAGAGCTTCTGTTGTGAGGCAGTCCTGCTGAGACTGAAGCTGGAGCCTGCTTTTTGCAGGTGAAATCGTCAGTGTTGGGCATTCATTAATTGTATGAAGTCTTGGAGGCAGAGTCAGTGGTTATGgatcagagctgctcctcagtgtCCTGCTAATTTTCAGTAGATGGCTGCCTTATAGCCTGCTCTTAAGAGAtactccctttcctttccttccagatacttgtatttttataatCACACAGTGGACCTGCTGATAGAGCATGGAATTGTTTGCACTGGAGAGGTGCCTCTTCCTGAGGTCTCAACAGCTATTTCCCATCTCTGGCAAGAGCTTTCTGaagagagcagggacagcatcTTGCAGTACTGTAGCCAGAGAGATTTCCTCATGGATCCCAAGGCTGCTTGCCCAGAGCCTGCTTGCACTGAAGGTAGTGTGAGGGACAGCGGAGGTAACAGTGAGGAAGCCAGTGGTTCCTCAGTCTCCACACCAGAGGAAGTAAGTGCTCAGCAACATTCATAGTCTGCCTCTGAAACTCCAAGCCTTCAGATGCTAATTGGCTTTGCAGCTTTTAATTGCAAACATACAGTAGCTGTAACTAAGCTTTCTCAAGATCACTTGAATGCGTTAAGTGGAGACAATAAGCAGTCTTTGAGTAAATGTCTGTACCAAATTTTCCCTTGGTAAGATACCGAGCAAGCTACAGTGGTGCAGTGCTAGTAATCCTGCTAGTCTCCACTGACTTGTGGAGTTTCTGTGCTGTCAAATCTGCTCCTACCTtgctccagggacagggagcaagAACAGGAATTATTGTGCTCTGAAGACACTCCAAAGAGCGCAGATGATCTAAATCCGGAAGGATCCTAGTTTGCCAAAGAGTGCTGTATTTTgggttgggtgggttttttttaatcaaagcaCTTGGTAGCaaagagaaagtatttttagaCCAGTCCCAGTGGTACAGGACCAATGACTGCCTGTACCCTGCACCTCTGCAGAGCTAAGTCAGTGACTGAGTAGACCAGGGCATTTATTAATAAGAGATTGATTAAATAGCAGCCAGTTCTATAAATGGTTCCTGGAGCACTGATTGCTGAAGTAACTAGCTGCTCAAAGAGATATGTGTAATTTCATTAGCTGCAAGGAAGGGACAGATGTTTACCTTTAGCACAGAAGTAAATTGCATTGGCAAGTTCTTTTTTGAGTCACAGGACACAACTCATATTGCTCGTCGCTTTAGGAAATGTCATGGGAATGTTCCCTGTATGGTATTTCTGGCACAGAAAGTGTGTGAGCTGCATTATGGCAGAGTGAACTAATGAGTTTAGTGGTCTGGCACAAGGAACATCCAAACTCCTTTGTGAAGGAGCTTTGGAGAGACTGGCTGATACAGCTGAGATCTCCAGCCATAAGCAGCATTCCACCGTCAAGTCTCTAAAGCACTGATACAATTCATggtttttactgattttttggGAGATGTAATGTGAAGTGTAAGTCCTACAGGTTGAAGCACAGGCTTAAGGGAGTGGACTGACCTTGAGTTCCTAGCCATGAAATACAGTTTTTCCACATTATTCCTGTCTCTACAAAATCTCTTGGTTTACTCTAGCTGTTACCATACCTAGCTGTTAAATGTAAAGAAAGAATGTCATGCTTTTAAAGACgtcattattaaaaattatgccCTAGGTAAAACTTTTAGGTGGCTGGATATGCTGACatctgaagtggtttctctgcTAGGTAATGTTTGAAGATGCATTTGATGTTGCTGCTGGTTTCCTTGACAGAAGCAAGGCTCAGGGAACGTCCAGCCAGAGGTAAATGACAAACTCCCCCCTTTTGGTAGACATGGTACGTTAATAGCCCACTGTTAGTACTCCAAGGCATGTGCGCTGTGGAGTAAGACAACGGctctcttttttaataaatggtCAGAATAGCAGCCTCCAGCAACTATGCTCCCAATAATACTTCCTTTAAGGGGGAAAAGTAAAATTACTACTGGTCATTTATAGCAGGATCAGTAAGAATCACTTATTAAGAGCAGCCCATCACTTCAGGATTACAGGGGTCCTTCTGATTTTCTTTGCCACTCTGCACAATCTTCTATCTTTTCAATTTACAATACTCGTaatgttttgtggtttggggttttttttctctctgtcactTACCAGGCCTTTGAGGACCAAGAGGCATTCCCTGATTAATCAGTTAATCATAAACCATACTCTCATTTAATGAGCtaaaaatgataatttttcaACATTTGCTCCCTTGTCTTACCCTAATGCAGTCACATGGAGGTGATCAGGTTAAAGTGTGGTTGACCTGAACAGTAACACCAAAGAAACACAGGACCCTTTAAATAATAACATCTCTTTCCCTTCAGTTCAGATGAGTTACCTAGGAGAGAACATGTCAGATACAAATCTGTCACTGCCTTTGATTTTTCCCAGTAGACCAAAGAAAGGTGTTGTTTTCCTCAAGACGAAAATCACATTATGATTAATCTTTTATGTATCCTTTCTACTTAGTCTTTGTCAGGATTGTTTCTCTTTTCAACTAGTGTTTTTAGTCTGTGGGTTTTTAATCCCATTTTCTACTTATTTTTCAACATTTAGAGTGATCTTTAATGAGAATCTCTTCCTTTCACCACCATTCCAAGTTGTacttccagaagaaaataaaataaggttGTTTTGGCTGATGATCAGAATATATTTGAATGGACGAAAAAGCTTAACAAATACTTATTAAACAAATAACATTTCTTAGGTCACaatttccatttgcttttaaaataagattaGGTATTCCTTAACACTGCGAAGTATTACTATAATATTTCAAGTCTGTTTAAGGTCCCAAATCAATTTGGTATTTCAATAGTCAAcatttattgttttctctttcttgcctGTTGCTCTGCACCTTGTAATTCTGGACAGAGTTGTGATGGCAGAACTTTTTTAAATCCTAGGAAGAATACAGAAGTGAGGTCCAGAATGAAAAGCATAGCTTTGTGCCACAGTTACCTGAGAACAAATCTGCCAGTTATAACTAACACATCATTTCATGACCACAGTTTACTGCATTCACTCCAAAACTTTACAGAAGTCAAATCTGTTTCTCTGAACAACCTTACCAAATACACTCCCAAATAGCCATTGTTGCTGTCTGTTTTAATGGATATTTACTTTTCCCCAAAACAGTGTTATTATGCTGTAATGTATCAGCAGATCTCCTTGTTGTGACACCAGTTTCTTGTATTCTCTTCTCTGTTCTTACATACCTGCCTTGCATTTGGCAAACAGTATCTTATCAATACATCCATCACAACTCCTCCCTGTCTTGCTTGGATATTGTCTTTAATATCAGAACCAtcttgaaaacaatttttttttttttttttttttaatttataagtAAAATATGGAGGAGAGGAAGTAAggagaacagaacagaaaattaaatacagtatCTGATTCCATTTTCAGTTCAGCATTTGCAAGCTGCAGTTCTGAAAATCCAGAGGATCACCAGAGACTCTATCTGCAGGTCACTGACTTCCTAAAACACCTCTTCTtcactaatacgcagttttgCCAGGTAAGCCTTGCCAAAGGATTCCTTACAGAAGGAGCAGTGTATTTCAGTGCAATGTGTTTCAGGAGCAATGTCAGAAAGGGATTTTTGTATTCAATGCTTCTGATCATATTTTCCAGAATGATTACAAATAAGAACTTGAGGTTCATCATTTTAGATGTGCCATTCCAAAAGGCCAGTAGGATTGCCTTTGTAAGATGTTAAGTGTGAGTGAACACTGCTTtgaatattattaataatattaattaatataattaataatattgattaataataataatggtgataataataatagtagtaataataataatatttgcATGAAAGTTCCTTGTAGAAAAGCTTGAGTGAACTCTTCTGAGCAGGTAAAGCTCACTTTCCAGTTCTCCATCAACCCCCAGCTGCTTCATTCTAAGCTCACTGGGTGCCAGgttccctgccctgagccctcCACTGGCAGGCCCTAGAATCTAGCAGGATATTCATGTTCTTGAAAGAGCTGATGAAAAGTTCATGAGCTTCCCCTTAGGTTCAGCCTACTGTTGCAGGTTTGCTGAGCCAGAAGTCTTTGTGTTTGCATTGTTCTTCCTCCCTTTCTTGTCTCTCTGCCATGGAGGTGGCTCGGAGATTGCTTGTGGGTGAAGAACTGAAAGGGAGATTGGTTCAAAGGAGCAGATGCTCctttgaaggaaaacagaaggttTGTGATGAGGGGTAGTtgtgacagaaaacaaagcagaaactAGTGTTGCACCACTATCTGAATCTATCACAAAGAGACTGCTACTTGCCATTTGGTTCCTCCATCCTGGAGATAGTAACACTAGAGGAGGTGCAGAGAATGGCAGCAAGCACAGAAAAGACATTGAATAGAAACTGTTAAGAGTAGGacttttctacaaaaaaaaaaaaaaaaaagactgaggGGTACTGCAAGACCATTTTATTCGTACATGGTGTGGATTTGGTACACAGAATGATTACTCATTGTGTCTAACACCAGAAGAACTATAAAGCActaaataaaatgaacaaacaacATATTAAGAATATTTGCATGCACAAATGAACACATTTAGACTCCAGGGTCATCAATCCATGGACAACTACTAAATCTGACAGTCCAGATACAATTTCCAGTGCAGAAGTGCCTCACAGCACAGTTTGCTATAATGTACAAGCATTTATTGTAAGACAGAGCACCCTGCCCAATTCTTGCACTTTTTTTCTAAACTTCCCCTGCTGACTGTTGTCAGAGACCAGGCACTGATCTACACAGCCCTTTGGTCTGTGAGTAGCTATGTTCTCTGTAAGAGCAGAGCTCTTCTTGTGTTTAAATAAATTACTATGAACTCAGCAGGcctagaaaagaaagaaaagctttaggCAAGATATggtattttctggttttaaatttcttttgtgaGTGTCATGCCTGGCATGGTCTCCTCTTGTCCTTCTGCTTGGGGCTGCCTTGATATACATGAGCCCAAGTCCATCTCACAGCTCCCAGATGAGGTGGTAGGGGAAGAGGTAGTGCCTCTTTCAAGGTTTAAA
This sequence is a window from Hirundo rustica isolate bHirRus1 chromosome 4, bHirRus1.pri.v3, whole genome shotgun sequence. Protein-coding genes within it:
- the STRA8 gene encoding stimulated by retinoic acid gene 8 protein homolog → MSECDSAIWYLLQECEKQTLEEYGNPELIQFSDTLSPDLVEFERYLYFYNHTVDLLIEHGIVCTGEVPLPEVSTAISHLWQELSEESRDSILQYCSQRDFLMDPKAACPEPACTEGSVRDSGGNSEEASGSSVSTPEEVMFEDAFDVAAGFLDRSKAQGTSSQSSAFASCSSENPEDHQRLYLQVTDFLKHLFFTNTQFCQEEDLHYDHETVMLRCTETFDDEDF